The following proteins come from a genomic window of Irregularibacter muris:
- a CDS encoding sigma-54 interaction domain-containing protein produces MQTKDLHHIKKAFKETDVICIIDKEGKILYYNNYNDIHNKLGTEDVVGKPLLEVYPWLTEETSTALNVLRTGQAIINQPQVVQLGDGTDVNAINTAFPLKNKEGILGAVSLSYDINSITTPPVPKSLKSRKHNLGARYTFEDIITQNADMIGIINRLKKVSKHNSNIFIYGETGTGKELFVHAIHNASRRSSMPFISQNCAAIPETLMESLIFGTVEGSFTGAVNKKGLFELANGGTIFLDEINSMPLSLQAKLLRVIEDRKVRRIGGNAEFETDVRIIASTNEPPDKLLKNNKFRRDLFYRLSVVNTEIPPLRERKGDIQLLCNHFIHEFNRMFEENVKGLEAQVKKLFMQYHWPGNIREFKNCIEGAFNSVEGNLILLQDIPSYIGKSHRIEMNDDGIDFKIQKELSLRENTEVLEKYLIVEALKKAEKNITRASNLLEIPRQSLYNKLKKYDISQQE; encoded by the coding sequence ATGCAAACCAAAGATCTTCATCATATTAAGAAAGCCTTTAAAGAGACAGACGTTATATGTATCATTGATAAAGAGGGGAAAATTCTTTATTACAATAACTATAATGATATTCATAATAAATTGGGTACTGAAGACGTCGTAGGAAAGCCATTATTGGAGGTCTATCCATGGCTTACTGAAGAGACGAGTACGGCATTAAATGTTCTTAGGACGGGTCAAGCCATTATTAACCAACCCCAAGTAGTGCAGCTAGGGGATGGTACAGACGTAAATGCTATTAATACAGCCTTTCCCTTAAAGAATAAGGAAGGGATTTTAGGTGCGGTTTCCTTATCCTATGATATTAATTCTATTACTACCCCACCAGTACCCAAATCCCTAAAATCAAGAAAACATAATTTAGGAGCAAGATACACCTTTGAGGATATCATTACTCAAAATGCAGATATGATCGGCATTATCAATCGGTTAAAAAAAGTATCCAAACATAATTCAAATATATTTATTTATGGGGAAACAGGTACGGGTAAGGAATTATTTGTTCATGCTATACACAATGCAAGCAGAAGATCTTCTATGCCTTTTATTTCTCAGAACTGTGCAGCCATACCCGAGACCCTCATGGAAAGTCTTATCTTTGGGACGGTAGAGGGAAGTTTTACAGGGGCGGTAAACAAAAAAGGATTATTTGAATTAGCAAATGGAGGAACCATTTTTCTAGATGAAATCAATTCTATGCCTCTAAGTCTACAGGCAAAGTTATTAAGAGTTATTGAAGATCGTAAGGTACGCAGAATTGGTGGAAATGCCGAATTTGAAACAGATGTTAGAATCATTGCTTCTACCAATGAACCCCCTGATAAACTATTGAAAAACAATAAATTTAGACGGGACTTGTTCTATAGGCTTAGTGTTGTCAACACTGAAATTCCCCCCTTGAGAGAACGTAAGGGAGATATTCAATTATTATGTAATCACTTTATTCATGAATTTAATAGAATGTTTGAGGAAAATGTAAAAGGATTAGAAGCACAAGTAAAAAAGCTTTTTATGCAATATCATTGGCCAGGGAATATAAGGGAGTTTAAAAATTGTATAGAGGGCGCCTTTAACAGTGTAGAGGGAAATTTAATTCTACTACAGGATATCCCCTCCTATATTGGTAAAAGTCATAGGATTGAAATGAATGATGATGGTATTGATTTCAAGATTCAGAAGGAACTCTCCCTGCGGGAAAATACTGAGGTCTTAGAGAAATATTTAATTGTAGAAGCATTAAAAAAAGCAGAGAAAAACATTACCAGGGCTTCAAATCTATTGGAGATACCTAGACAGTCTTTATATAACAAGTTAAAAAAATATGATATCTCTCAACAAGAGTAA
- a CDS encoding oxidoreductase encodes MKKNFESLFTPMKIGKVEIKNRIGMAPMAPSGMITPDNCFNQRAADYYVERARGGAGLIITGGIEVENQIEQTKLGIFQNVSTNPVAFALNSSEMIERIHAYGSKIFLQITMGFGRSLFLDFVDSHPVAPSAISHFWDPSITCRELTTGEVEYMVQKMAEAAKVAASAGFDGVEVHAMHEGYLLDQFTLAAFNKRTDKYGGDLRGRLQLPIEILQAIKAKVGQDFPVILRYGVKSCIKGLNQGGLPGEDYEEFGRDLQEGLEAAKILEEAGYDAFNADLGSYEALYWAHPPGYIDHGCYLPYVEKLKEVVSVPVLTAGRMDNPELARNAIKEEKVDMVLLGRGLLADADWPNRVKAGEIDKIRPCLGCHDGCMGRLESGKVISCAVNPACGREEEYRLYPPLKSKKIMVIGGGIAGMETARVAALRGHQVSLYEKNSLLGGHLLEASVPDFKKDERTLLKWYEQELKENGVDIYLETEVNSELMNKTNPDEVIIATGAKDKIPPMPGIEKEQVLTACHALMNKEIIGEEVVIVGGGLVGCEIALWLSDQGKKVTIVEMMDELLKSVFVSHANDMMLKDMIKFHDVEVKTNTSLLEIQDESVLTINKQFIKQRIKADTVIMAIGYTSDDDLYKEIREIHPKVHIIGDARKVQNIMYAIWDGYEIGRTL; translated from the coding sequence ATGAAGAAAAACTTTGAGAGTCTATTCACACCAATGAAAATAGGAAAGGTAGAAATAAAAAATAGAATAGGTATGGCCCCTATGGCTCCATCAGGAATGATTACTCCAGATAATTGTTTTAATCAAAGGGCTGCTGACTATTATGTAGAAAGAGCCAGAGGCGGTGCTGGATTAATTATTACTGGTGGGATAGAGGTAGAAAATCAAATTGAACAAACCAAGCTGGGGATTTTTCAAAATGTCTCCACCAACCCAGTAGCCTTTGCTTTAAATTCTAGCGAAATGATCGAAAGAATTCATGCCTATGGCTCTAAGATATTTTTACAAATCACTATGGGCTTTGGAAGGTCTTTATTTCTAGACTTTGTGGATAGTCATCCGGTAGCCCCTTCCGCTATTTCTCATTTTTGGGATCCTAGTATTACCTGTAGGGAATTAACCACTGGGGAAGTAGAGTATATGGTGCAAAAAATGGCAGAGGCCGCTAAGGTAGCAGCTTCTGCAGGTTTTGATGGAGTAGAGGTTCATGCCATGCATGAAGGCTATCTATTGGACCAATTTACTCTGGCAGCTTTTAATAAGAGAACAGATAAATACGGTGGGGATTTAAGGGGAAGATTGCAATTGCCCATAGAGATTCTTCAAGCCATCAAGGCAAAAGTAGGTCAAGACTTCCCGGTTATATTAAGATATGGTGTGAAAAGTTGCATAAAGGGTCTAAATCAGGGAGGACTCCCCGGAGAGGATTATGAGGAATTTGGGAGAGATTTACAAGAAGGTTTGGAAGCAGCTAAGATTTTAGAGGAGGCAGGTTATGATGCCTTTAATGCTGACCTGGGTTCTTATGAGGCATTATATTGGGCCCACCCTCCAGGATATATTGACCACGGATGCTATTTACCCTACGTAGAAAAGCTAAAGGAAGTAGTCAGTGTCCCAGTATTAACTGCAGGAAGAATGGATAATCCTGAGCTAGCCCGCAATGCCATTAAAGAAGAAAAAGTAGATATGGTGCTCTTGGGAAGGGGATTGTTAGCCGATGCAGATTGGCCCAATAGGGTCAAAGCAGGTGAGATAGACAAAATACGTCCATGCCTAGGTTGCCATGACGGATGTATGGGACGATTGGAAAGTGGAAAAGTCATTTCTTGTGCGGTAAACCCTGCCTGTGGTCGGGAAGAAGAATATCGATTATACCCACCATTAAAATCCAAAAAGATTATGGTAATAGGTGGGGGGATAGCTGGTATGGAGACAGCGAGAGTCGCTGCTCTGCGTGGGCATCAGGTTTCCCTTTATGAGAAAAATAGCCTCTTAGGGGGGCATCTCTTAGAAGCATCCGTGCCAGATTTTAAAAAGGATGAAAGAACTCTTTTGAAGTGGTATGAACAAGAACTTAAAGAAAATGGAGTGGATATTTATTTAGAAACAGAAGTGAATTCAGAGCTTATGAATAAAACAAATCCTGATGAAGTTATTATAGCCACAGGGGCAAAGGATAAAATACCACCCATGCCAGGAATAGAAAAAGAACAGGTATTGACGGCTTGTCATGCTTTAATGAATAAAGAGATCATTGGAGAAGAAGTTGTAATTGTTGGTGGCGGACTTGTAGGCTGTGAAATCGCCCTTTGGCTATCCGATCAGGGTAAGAAGGTCACCATTGTGGAAATGATGGATGAACTATTAAAATCTGTATTTGTTTCCCATGCAAACGATATGATGCTAAAGGACATGATTAAGTTCCATGATGTGGAGGTAAAAACCAATACAAGTTTATTGGAAATACAGGATGAAAGTGTCCTTACCATAAATAAGCAATTTATCAAGCAGAGGATAAAGGCAGATACCGTCATTATGGCCATAGGATATACATCTGATGATGACTTATATAAGGAGATACGAGAGATTCATCCCAAGGTACACATCATAGGTGATGCAAGAAAAGTCCAAAACATTATGTATGCCATTTGGGATGGATATGAAATAGGAAGAACTTTATAA
- a CDS encoding amidohydrolase, with amino-acid sequence MVDIKSLEPKIIDYRRDFHKYAEGGWAEFRTSSIVAEKLVELGYEVSVGLDIAEPEVVLSKPDDEYIEEQKARAIRQGADPKWVEKMNNITGVVGVLSTGRPGPVIGLRFDMDALLIDEEQKEGHFPYDQGFASINKGFDHACGHDGHTAIGLVTAEVIASMQEELKGTIKLIFQPAEELGGGARAIVEKGILDDVDYFVATHVGMTYQGLGLPSNACACGFNDFLDSRFYNVFYAGKASHPCGDPHVGRNALLAACTAALNIHTIAPHSEGLFRSNVGILQAGTARNAIAPNAYMEVEVRGETTKISDYGEKRLLTIIEHAAKSYDVDFEVEFKANTPSGKSDPEMVKIIMEEASKLPWFENVYEEGEVGGSEDATEMMTRVQSKGGLATYIAVGADLSGTVHSSQFDFDEDCMINGVELLTAVVKKIGSK; translated from the coding sequence ATGGTGGATATTAAATCACTAGAACCAAAAATCATTGATTATCGAAGAGACTTTCATAAATATGCAGAAGGCGGATGGGCAGAATTTAGAACCTCATCAATTGTTGCAGAAAAGCTGGTGGAATTAGGCTATGAGGTTTCAGTAGGACTGGATATAGCAGAGCCAGAGGTGGTATTGAGTAAACCCGACGATGAATACATAGAAGAGCAGAAGGCAAGGGCAATTCGTCAAGGGGCAGACCCAAAGTGGGTAGAAAAAATGAATAATATTACAGGAGTTGTAGGCGTGCTCTCCACGGGAAGACCTGGTCCTGTAATAGGATTGCGTTTTGATATGGATGCACTTTTGATTGATGAGGAACAAAAAGAAGGTCATTTTCCCTATGATCAGGGTTTTGCATCGATTAATAAAGGTTTTGATCATGCCTGTGGCCATGATGGTCATACTGCCATTGGGCTGGTGACAGCAGAAGTGATTGCCTCAATGCAAGAAGAGTTAAAAGGAACCATAAAGCTAATCTTTCAACCTGCAGAGGAACTGGGGGGTGGAGCCCGAGCCATTGTGGAAAAAGGAATTTTAGATGATGTAGATTATTTTGTAGCCACCCACGTGGGGATGACCTATCAAGGCCTTGGATTGCCTTCTAATGCCTGTGCCTGTGGCTTTAACGATTTTCTTGACAGTAGATTTTATAATGTTTTTTATGCAGGAAAGGCATCCCATCCTTGTGGTGATCCCCATGTAGGACGTAATGCTTTACTGGCGGCCTGTACGGCAGCATTAAATATTCACACCATTGCTCCCCACAGTGAGGGATTATTTCGATCAAATGTTGGAATCCTTCAAGCGGGTACAGCCCGTAATGCCATTGCGCCTAATGCATATATGGAGGTGGAAGTAAGAGGGGAAACAACTAAAATTTCAGACTATGGGGAGAAAAGACTCCTTACCATTATTGAACATGCGGCCAAATCCTATGACGTAGATTTTGAAGTTGAATTTAAGGCCAATACCCCTAGTGGAAAGAGCGATCCAGAGATGGTAAAAATAATTATGGAGGAGGCTTCCAAACTACCTTGGTTTGAAAATGTATATGAAGAAGGCGAAGTGGGCGGCAGTGAAGACGCCACAGAGATGATGACCCGGGTGCAAAGCAAAGGTGGCCTTGCCACATACATTGCCGTAGGGGCAGATTTATCAGGCACTGTCCATAGTAGCCAGTTTGACTTTGATGAGGATTGTATGATTAATGGGGTTGAATTGCTTACCGCAGTGGTCAAGAAAATCGGAAGCAAATAA
- a CDS encoding AbgT family transporter, producing the protein MEVSAKQKTNKLERFISTVEKIGNKLPHPFWLFIALSVIVMVLSFVMAKMGVSVNYMSAARESGAAPTETLVTITNLLSKESLQDFFGNLVSNYSGFAPLGATIVIMFAVGVLEKSGMLDALIRRTIIKTPPSLIIAVIAFIGTNSGITGDAGTIMIPALSGAIMKSIGLNPWIGVIAGYAAANGGFHATMLITGNDVLLSGVTKSVTDGLGINYSTHPLMNWYFMAAASIVIIICTVLVSQFFTKKYLGEDKVEIDKADINNSQLTDAEKRGLRWSGIAFIAYIALILILTIPSNGLFRNADGTLLPQSPLMNSILSILFFLFFILAIVYGKASGSVKSLQDIPGLMQEGFSGAIGFMVIALPASVFINLFNASNISTVLGVHLGNLFTSINLGGFAAILVLILVSTCFNIFITSGVTKWLIFSPVFIPLFASLGMSPALTQATYRIADMSTNIISPIDYYVPVIMGLLATYKSKNEKREVGIGTVISLCLPYSIAFLVGMTLLMFIWHLFGLPIGPGAPMFL; encoded by the coding sequence ATGGAAGTAAGTGCCAAACAGAAAACAAATAAACTGGAAAGATTTATTTCAACGGTAGAAAAGATAGGGAACAAATTGCCTCATCCTTTTTGGCTGTTTATTGCCTTATCTGTAATTGTCATGGTACTATCCTTTGTCATGGCTAAAATGGGAGTATCTGTAAACTATATGAGTGCGGCTAGAGAGAGTGGGGCAGCTCCAACAGAAACACTGGTCACCATAACCAATCTTTTAAGTAAAGAATCACTGCAGGACTTCTTTGGGAATTTAGTCAGTAATTATTCAGGGTTTGCACCCTTAGGGGCTACCATAGTGATTATGTTTGCGGTAGGTGTTCTAGAAAAGTCTGGGATGCTCGATGCCCTCATTAGACGAACCATTATAAAAACTCCACCCTCATTGATTATTGCGGTTATTGCTTTTATAGGTACTAATTCTGGTATAACTGGTGATGCAGGGACCATTATGATACCAGCTTTATCCGGTGCAATAATGAAGTCCATAGGTTTAAATCCTTGGATTGGTGTTATTGCTGGTTATGCAGCAGCCAACGGAGGTTTTCATGCCACAATGCTAATCACTGGCAACGATGTTCTTCTATCTGGAGTTACCAAATCTGTAACCGATGGACTTGGAATTAATTATTCCACCCATCCTTTGATGAATTGGTATTTCATGGCAGCAGCATCCATTGTTATTATTATCTGTACTGTTTTAGTGTCCCAGTTCTTTACGAAGAAATATTTGGGAGAGGATAAAGTGGAGATTGATAAGGCGGACATTAATAATAGTCAATTAACGGATGCCGAAAAGAGGGGTCTTCGCTGGAGCGGTATTGCATTTATTGCTTACATAGCATTGATATTAATACTAACCATCCCCTCTAATGGCCTATTTAGAAATGCAGATGGTACCTTACTACCTCAGTCACCCTTAATGAATAGTATTCTGAGTATACTTTTCTTCTTATTCTTTATTTTAGCCATTGTCTACGGAAAAGCTTCAGGGAGTGTTAAGAGTCTTCAGGACATACCTGGTCTTATGCAAGAAGGTTTCTCAGGGGCCATAGGCTTTATGGTTATTGCATTACCAGCCTCTGTGTTTATCAATCTCTTTAATGCCAGTAATATTTCTACTGTTTTAGGTGTGCATCTAGGAAACTTATTTACATCCATTAATCTTGGAGGGTTTGCAGCCATTTTAGTGCTTATTCTCGTTTCAACATGTTTTAATATTTTTATTACCAGTGGAGTGACTAAGTGGCTGATTTTTTCACCTGTATTCATCCCCTTATTTGCATCCTTGGGAATGTCACCAGCACTAACCCAGGCGACATATCGTATAGCAGATATGAGTACCAATATTATTTCTCCCATAGATTATTATGTTCCTGTTATCATGGGACTTTTAGCTACATATAAGAGCAAAAATGAGAAACGAGAGGTAGGGATTGGAACGGTTATCTCGCTTTGTCTACCCTATAGCATAGCCTTCTTAGTGGGTATGACTTTGTTGATGTTTATCTGGCATTTATTTGGGCTTCCCATAGGGCCTGGAGCACCAATGTTTTTATAA
- the ilvD gene encoding dihydroxy-acid dehydratase: MNKKFMGTEAIMRRAMLKGCGFADEDIKTKPHIGIVNTYNEGAPGHAHLKQLAEVIKQGVWAAGGIPFEFGAPSTCGDMIVGEEELKYELAGRDAIALGIEYVSTVHQFDGLILLASCDNIIPGVCLGAIRMNVPSIIITGGSMLVGEYEGEEVLPCDVGVMTMGKEADSQRVQDIEDVACRCPGACSTMGTANSMQIMMEALGWTLPGTATIPAVYADKLRAARRAGKRIVEMVKEDLKPSDILTRETFLNAITTDIAMGGSTNVILHLIALAREVGVELTMNDFDRIGKKVPCICGVKPSGNYTIVDLHNAGGVPAMLKELQSLLYLDSKVVTGETLGDVVEKARNKNEDLIRNMNNPINPDGGLTILRGNLAPNSAIIRSSSVPENMKKFSGPARVFSRDQEGVKAIQEGKIKPGDVIVIRYEGPKGAPGMKEIMLSTDALVAYGLDTSVGLITDGRFSGFNHGPIVGHITPEAYEGGPLALVEEGDIISVDIKEAKLTLKISDGEMQKRREKWVKPEPKVKQGMMHIYAQMCRSADEGAGMTL, encoded by the coding sequence ATGAATAAAAAATTTATGGGTACAGAAGCCATTATGAGAAGGGCCATGCTAAAGGGTTGTGGATTTGCAGATGAGGATATCAAAACAAAGCCCCATATTGGAATAGTAAACACTTATAATGAAGGAGCACCTGGTCATGCTCACCTTAAACAGTTGGCTGAGGTCATTAAACAAGGAGTTTGGGCGGCAGGGGGTATACCTTTTGAATTTGGAGCACCTTCTACCTGTGGAGATATGATTGTGGGGGAAGAGGAACTAAAATATGAGCTTGCAGGACGAGATGCCATTGCCTTAGGCATTGAATATGTATCCACCGTCCACCAATTTGATGGGTTAATTCTCTTAGCAAGTTGTGACAATATTATACCAGGAGTTTGTTTAGGCGCTATTCGAATGAATGTCCCCTCCATTATTATTACAGGGGGCTCTATGCTGGTGGGAGAATATGAAGGGGAAGAGGTTCTGCCCTGTGATGTAGGGGTTATGACCATGGGCAAAGAGGCGGACAGCCAGAGAGTACAAGATATTGAAGATGTAGCCTGTAGGTGTCCTGGGGCCTGTTCTACTATGGGGACGGCTAATAGTATGCAAATTATGATGGAAGCCTTGGGCTGGACGTTACCAGGAACAGCTACCATTCCCGCAGTATATGCAGACAAATTAAGAGCCGCTCGTCGGGCGGGAAAGAGAATTGTAGAAATGGTTAAAGAAGATTTAAAGCCCAGTGATATCCTTACCCGTGAAACATTTTTAAATGCAATAACGACCGATATTGCTATGGGTGGATCTACCAATGTTATCCTCCATTTAATTGCCCTAGCCAGGGAAGTTGGAGTAGAACTAACCATGAATGATTTCGATAGAATAGGGAAAAAAGTACCCTGTATTTGTGGAGTGAAGCCATCAGGAAACTACACTATTGTGGATCTACATAATGCTGGAGGTGTGCCAGCTATGTTAAAGGAATTACAATCTCTCTTATATTTAGACTCAAAAGTTGTCACGGGAGAAACTCTAGGGGATGTGGTGGAAAAAGCAAGGAACAAAAATGAGGATTTAATTAGAAATATGAACAATCCCATTAATCCTGATGGCGGATTAACCATACTTAGGGGAAATTTAGCCCCCAATAGTGCGATTATAAGATCTTCTTCTGTGCCAGAAAATATGAAAAAATTCTCTGGCCCTGCTCGGGTATTTAGCCGGGATCAAGAGGGGGTAAAAGCCATTCAAGAAGGAAAGATTAAACCAGGGGATGTTATAGTTATTCGATATGAGGGGCCTAAGGGAGCTCCGGGCATGAAGGAAATTATGCTTAGTACAGATGCATTAGTGGCTTACGGACTAGATACCAGTGTGGGTCTAATCACAGACGGACGATTTTCAGGATTTAACCATGGCCCTATTGTAGGACATATTACTCCAGAGGCGTATGAAGGTGGGCCCTTAGCCCTTGTGGAAGAGGGAGATATTATTTCAGTAGATATCAAAGAGGCAAAGCTTACTCTAAAAATAAGTGATGGGGAAATGCAAAAACGTAGGGAAAAATGGGTGAAACCAGAGCCGAAGGTAAAACAAGGTATGATGCATATCTATGCACAAATGTGTAGGTCTGCTGATGAAGGGGCAGGGATGACTTTATAG